The Dehalobacter sp. 12DCB1 DNA segment TTCATGGTCGTCCAGCCCAGTCGCTCCAATAACAGGAATAACCCCCGCCTTAATTGCAGTTTTGGCATTGGAAAACACCGATTGGGGATTCGTAAAATCAACGAGAATATCTACATGCAATTCTTTTAATTTTTCTATTTCCATCTGTCCGGAAATCTGTATGTCAAATGGTGGCTGTCCAAGGACTGATCCAATATCCTTCCCTTGATTCTGAATATCTGATACCCCTACAAGCTCCATATCCTTCTGCAGACGTATTGTCCTGACTGTTTCCATGCCCACTTTGCCACATGCTCCGGCAACAAATACGCGTATTTTGTTCAAATATACCCCTCCTGAATACGGTAACGCAAAACCCCGCGCCAGAAGCCTTTCGGGGTTTAATACTCTTCTTATTCTATTATATCAATAGAAACCTGTCAAATGACGGCCACGGATGGCCCAATGCCGCGATGCCATGGACGGTAAGGAGCGGTCCTACATATCGATATCTACGATAATCACTTCGCTGCCTACTTTTTTGATGGCTTTCCAGGGGACGACCACGTACCCGCTTTCTTTTTCACTGTTTTTATTAAAAAACCTTCCGTACCCCGCTCTTGAATCAATGATAATTGCCTCAATTTTTCCTTCGGGGCTAATTTTTATATCACTCTCGCCAATTGAACCGAGCTTCGCGCCATCATGAAGATTGATAATTTCTTTTCCTGACAGTTCACTTAAAAGCATATTACACACTCCTGCCCCGGAACGTTTCCCATAGTTTTTGACCATAGGGCTGCAGTATCGCAATGATCAGCGAAAAAACAGCCAGTGGTTTTATAAAATAAACTGATGAAGGATTCCAGATGTTTTCGGGTATCCCTAGAAAGGTCAGCAGCAGTTCCAAAGATATATAAATTCCGCCCGCAGTCCCGACCAGCTGGGTAATGGCTTTGGCCAAACGGTTAGGCGCCTCAGGAGACCTCCACATCATGACTTTTACTCTTGTTCTCAATGATACAGCAATCCCGAGTGCCAGCAGAACACTATATAGAATACTCATAAACACTTCAGGGCTTTCATTTGGAATCCCCCCTAAGCATATCTATGAGGGAAAAAACGGCATTATTCTTTCGTAAACGGGTAACGCTTTATTATCTTCCGTTGACGTGCTGAATACTGCTTTTGCAGTCAGAATCACAAACCTTTGATCTCTTTTCTGATAAGATACGTAAAAAGATAACGCTGGCCGGATTCTATCAGGATCGATGGACAGATAAAGAAAGGAAGATAATGATGAACAGAGCGAAACAAGGTTGGACAGTTACTTTGGCCGGAACAGGTATTAATTTAGCTCTTGGTGTCCTTTACACCTGGAGCGTCTTTGCAGCTGCTCTGATTGAGCAATTCCACTGGACTAAGACAGCGGCTTCTGTTCCGTATATGGTCGCCTGC contains these protein-coding regions:
- a CDS encoding YlmC/YmxH family sporulation protein, whose amino-acid sequence is MLLSELSGKEIINLHDGAKLGSIGESDIKISPEGKIEAIIIDSRAGYGRFFNKNSEKESGYVVVPWKAIKKVGSEVIIVDIDM